In a genomic window of Vigna angularis cultivar LongXiaoDou No.4 chromosome 6, ASM1680809v1, whole genome shotgun sequence:
- the LOC108341932 gene encoding cysteine-rich receptor-like protein kinase 43: protein MVVRVHLSSLLPLTVLILLWSLEGALGDPQILLLNKGCSQYNATDLSTFNQNLNATLNDLRVQVTNQSKHFATAQEARGQDPVYAMFQCRNYLSTTDCAACFAAAAAQIRNCSAGANGARVIYDGCFLRYESAGFFDQTTLAGNSMMCGNQTAVGATDLNTTAQQVLKDLQIATPKITGFFAATKTQLAGAAIYAIAQCAQTVSESGCLDCLTVGYNNIEVCLPNTEGRAFDAGCFMRYSETAFFADNQTIDITPFLQQGSSSKKGAIIGGVVGGVALIVILLALIALLRWYKKPKKVRRGDILGATDLKGPVSYRYKDLKAATKNFSEENKLGEGGFGDVYKGTLKNGKIVAVKKLILGPSGKIDDQFESEVKLISNVHHRNLVRLLGCCSKGQERILVYEYMANKSLDRFLFGEVKDPLNWKQRYDIILGTAKGLAYLHEDFHVCIIHRDIKTSNILLDDEMQPRIADFGLARLLPEDQSHLSTRFAGTLGYTAPEYALHGQLSEKADAYSFGVVLLEIVSGQKNSELRTDANGEFLLQRAWKLYEEDRHLELVDKKLDGEEYDVEEVKKVMEIALLCIQASAGARPTMSEVVASLKGNNSLGQNRPSMPVFVESNFRTRPADISTSTASSTSNATASISTLSAR from the exons ATGGTGGTGCGAGTGCATCTCAGTTCTCTCCTACCCTTAACTGTGTTGATCTTATTATGGAGCCTTGAGGGTGCCCTAGGAGACCCTCAGATTCTTCTGCTCAACAAAGGTTGCAGCCAATACAACGCCACGGATTTGTCCACTTTCAATCAAAATCTCAACGCAACTTTGAATGATCTCAGAGTTCAAGTTACCAACCAAAGCAAGCACTTTGCCACGGCTCAAGAAGCTAGAGGACAAGACCCTGTCTATGCCATGTTCCAATGTAGAAACTACCTCTCTACCACTGACTGCGCCGCCTGcttcgccgccgccgccgcccaAATCCGCAACTGCTCCGCCGGGGCTAACGGTGCCCGTGTCATCTATGACGGTTGCTTCCTCAG GTATGAGAGCGCCGGCTTCTTTGACCAGACAACTTTGGCTGGGAACAGTATGATGTGTGGAAATCAGACAGCAGTTGGAGCCACTGATTTGAATACAACTGCACAGCAAGTGCTGAAGGATCTGCAAATTGCAACCCCCAAAATCACTGGTTTCTTTGCAGCTACCAAGACTCAACTGGCTGGTGCTGCAATCTATGCCATTGCACAGTGTGCTCAAACTGTATCGGAGAGTGGTTGTCTGGATTGCCTCACAGTTGGATACAACAACATTGAAGTTTGTTTACCCAATACAGAAGGCAGAGCATTTGATGCTGGATGTTTTATGAGATACTCAGAGACAGCCTTTTTTGCTGATAACCAGACAATTGATATCACACCCTTCTTGCAACAAG GGAGTTCAAGCAAAAAGGGAGCCATTATTGGTGGGGTTGTTGGAGGTGTAGCTTTGATTGTGATCCTCCTTGCACTAATTGCCTTGCTAAGATGGTACAAGAAACCCAAGAAGGTTCGAAGAG GTGACATATTGGGAGCAACTGACTTGAAAGGTCCAGTGTCCTACAGGTATAAGGATTTGAAGGCTGCAACAAAAAATTTCAGTGAGGAAAATAAACTGGGAGAAGGAGGTTTTGGAGATGTATACAAG GGCACTTTGAAAAATGGGAAGATAGTTGCAgtgaagaaattaattttaggCCCATCAGGGAAGATCGATGATCAATTTGAAAGTGAAGTGAAGCTTATAAGCAATGTTCATCACAGGAATCTGGTTCGACTCCTTGGATGTTGCAGCAAAGGCCAAGAAAGAATCCTTGTTTATGAATACATGGCAAATAAAAGCTTGGATAGATTCTTATTCG gTGAAGTAAAGGATCCCCTCAACTGGAAACAAAGATATGATATAATTTTAGGCACAGCAAAGGGTTTGGCCTATCTGCATGAGGATTTCCACGTTTGCATCATACACAGGGATATAAAGACTAGCAATATCCTCTTGGATGATGAAATGCAACCAAGAATTGCTGATTTTGGGTTGGCAAGACTTCTACCAGAGGACCAATCTCATCTCAGTACAAGATTTGCAGGAACATT AGGATACACAGCACCTGAGTATGCACTCCATGGTCAGTTATCAGAGAAGGCCGATGCCTACAGCTTTGGTGTTGTACTCCTAGAAATCGTAAGTGGCCAAAAGAATAGTGAATTGAGGACAGATGCTAATGGTGAATTCCTCCTTCAAAGG GCATGGAAACTGTACGAGGAAGACAGGCATTTGGAGTTGGTTGACAAGAAATTGGATGGTGAAGAGTACGACGtagaagaagtgaagaaagtgaTGGAGATTGCTTTGCTTTGCATTCAAGCATCAGCTGGTGCAAGACCAACAATGTCTGAAGTAGTAGCCTCACTCAAAGGCAATAATTCACTGGGGCAAAATAGGCCCTCTATGCCTGTATTTGTTGAATCTAACTTCAGGACTCGGCCAGCTGACATCTCTACCTCAACTGCTTCCTCTACATCTAATGCTACTGCTTCCATTTCTACGCTCTCAGCTCGATGA
- the LOC108342702 gene encoding LOW QUALITY PROTEIN: cold-responsive protein kinase 1 (The sequence of the model RefSeq protein was modified relative to this genomic sequence to represent the inferred CDS: substituted 1 base at 1 genomic stop codon) — MLKLELLVLITLIWWSSDNIHAYGAVENMQTNLLSKGCSAYNASNLGSFFANINETFAGLRAQISSDKNKHFAIEDKARGEVITYAMFQCRNYLSKTECLSCFDTATSEIHNCSAANGARITYDSCFLRFLXKTYFFHYNIYMRYESERFYDETNEPGGGVSCGNTSSTVTGFKVAAQPVLMELQQATPKIKGFYAATKTLVAGGSAIYAVSQCVETAMKTSCLNCLQVAQDNLQRCLPNTDGTAYDAGCFMRYSTTPLFADNQTIDIAPFLKQGGSTKKWSIIGGGVVGAALLLLLLFAWIWFRKSKGVQRGDILGATELKGPVTYKYNDLKAATKKFSAENKLGEGGFGAVYKGTLKNGKVVAVKKLVLGKSSKMKDDFEGEVKLISNVHHRNLVRLLGCCSKGQERILVYEYMANSSLDRFLFGNRKGFLSWKQRYNIILGTAKGLAYLHEEFHVSIIHRDIKTANILLNDDLQPKIADFGLARLLPEDCSHLSTKFAGTLGYTAPEYAMHGQLSEKADTYSFGIVVLEIISGQKSTDVKGDEESSEYLLQRSWKLYERGSHLELLEEGIDPDEYDAEEVKRIIEIALLCTQATAAARPTMSEVVVLLKSRNSVEHLRPTMPVFVGTNVMTREGNSTSSSNANASISIVSAR; from the exons ATGCTGAAACTTGAGCTACTGGTCTTAATAACCTTGATATGGTGGAGCTCTGATAATATTCATGCATATGGTGCAGTTGAAAATATGCAGACAAATCTACTAAGCAAGGGGTGCAGCGCATACAACGCATCCAACTTGGGTAGCTTCTTTGCCAATATCAATGAAACTTTTGCAGGCCTTAGAGCACAAATTAGCAGTGATAAGAACAAGCATTTTGCCATAGAAGACAAAGCCAGGGGAGAGGTGATCACCTATGCTATGTTTCAATGCAGAAACTATCTCTCCAAAACTGAATGTCTTTCTTGCTTCGACACTGCCACCTCCGAAATCCACAACTGCTCTGCTGCTAATGGCGCCAGAATCACATACGACTCCTGCTTCCTCaggtttttataaaaaacatacTTTTTCCACTATAATATCTAT ATGAGGTATGAGAGCGAGAGGTTCTACGATGAAACCAATGAACCTGGCGGTGGAGTATCATGTGGGAACACGAGTTCAACTGTCACTGGTTTTAAAGTAGCTGCACAACCAGTGTTAATGGAGCTCCAGCAAGCAACACCCAAAATTAAAGGTTTTTATGCGGCTACTAAGACACTGGTTGCTGGTGGTAGTGCAATTTATGCCGTTTCACAGTGTGTTGAAACGGCCATGAAGACTAGTTGTCTGAACTGCCTACAAGTTGCACAGGACAACTTACAACGTTGTCTTCCCAACACAGATGGGACAGCATATGATGCTGGCTGTTTTATGAGATACTCCACCACACCTTTGTTTGCTGATAATCAGACTATTGATATTGCACCCTTTTTAAAACAAG GAGGTTCAACGAAAAAGTGGAGTATTATAGGTGGTGGTGTTGTTGGAGCTGCTCTTCTGCTCCTTCTGTTGTTTGCTTGGATATGGTTTAGAAAATCTAAGGGGGTTCAAAGAG GTGACATATTGGGAGCAACTGAGTTGAAAGGTCCAGTTACGTACAAATATAATGATTTGAAAGCTGCAACAAAAAAGTTCAGTGCTGAAAACAAACTTGGGGAAGGAGGTTTTGGAGCTGTATACAAG GGTACTCtgaaaaatggaaaagttgTTGCTGTAAAAAAACTAGTTTTAGGGAAATCAAGCAAGATGAAGGATGATTTTGAAGGTGAAGTGAAGCTTATAAGTAATGTTCATCATCGGAATCTCGTTAGACTTCTTGGTTGCTGCAGCAAAGGCCAAGAGAGAATCTTGGTTTATGAGTATATGGCAAATAGCAGTCTTGACAGATTCTTATTCG GTAACAGAAAAGGCTTCCTCAGTTGGAAACAACgctataatataattttaggcACAGCAAAGGGACTAGCATATCTACATGAGGAATTCCACGTGTCCATCATACACAGAGATATCAAGACTGCTAACATCCTGTTAAATGATGATCTTCAGCCAAAAATTGCTGACTTTGGGTTGGCAAGGCTTCTCCCAGAGGATTGTTCACATCTCAGCACAAAATTTGCAGGAACATT GGGATACACAGCTCCTGAGTATGCAATGCATGGTCAATTATCAGAAAAGGCTGATACCTACAGCTTCGGTATTGTAGTGTTAGAAATCATAAGTGGTCAAAAGAGTACTGATGTGAAGGGTGATGAGGAGAGCAGTGAATATCTTCTTCAACGA TCATGGAAACTGTACGAGAGAGGGTCTCACCTGGAGCTGTTGGAAGAGGGCATTGACCCTGATGAATATGATGCGGAAGAAGTGAAGAGAATAATAGAAATTGCTTTGTTATGCACTCAAGCTACAGCTGCAGCGAGGCCAACAATGTCTGAAGTAGTAGTATTACTCAAAAGCAGGAACTCAGTGGAGCACCTCCGACCAACTATGCCTGTGTTTGTTGGAACGAATGTGATGACTCGGGAAGGCAACTCTACAAGTTCATCCAATGCTAATGCTTCCATTTCTATTGTATCAGCTCGATGA